The Planococcus liqunii genome includes a region encoding these proteins:
- a CDS encoding response regulator, with translation MVKVLIADDHHVVRRGLLFFLKTQKDIEVVGEAVNGKEAVEMAGKLQPDLVLMDLVMPVMDGIEATREIKELYPEIIVLMLTSFSDRDHVVPAMEAGAAGYQLKDIEPDELVASLRSLMRGENTVHPKANSELLKGPAEPAPHTVNLLTPREKEVLAELTKGKSNREIASALFVTEKTVKTHISNIFAKLEVQDRTQAALYAVKHGLTEA, from the coding sequence ATGGTGAAAGTGTTGATTGCCGATGATCATCATGTGGTTCGTCGCGGCTTGCTGTTTTTTCTAAAGACGCAAAAAGACATTGAAGTCGTCGGGGAAGCAGTAAACGGCAAAGAAGCGGTGGAGATGGCCGGAAAACTTCAGCCGGATCTCGTCTTGATGGATTTGGTTATGCCAGTCATGGACGGCATAGAAGCCACACGGGAAATTAAAGAACTATATCCGGAAATCATCGTCTTGATGCTGACCAGTTTCTCGGACCGCGATCATGTGGTGCCGGCAATGGAAGCGGGGGCAGCCGGCTACCAGTTGAAAGACATCGAACCGGATGAACTGGTGGCGTCGCTCCGCAGTTTGATGCGCGGCGAAAATACTGTGCATCCGAAAGCCAATTCGGAATTATTAAAAGGGCCGGCTGAACCGGCGCCGCATACTGTGAATCTGTTGACGCCGCGCGAGAAGGAAGTGTTGGCGGAACTGACAAAAGGCAAAAGCAACCGTGAAATTGCATCCGCTTTATTTGTCACCGAAAAAACGGTCAAGACGCATATTTCCAATATTTTTGCCAAACTGGAAGTTCAGGACCGGACGCAAGCCGCGCTTTATGCGGTCAAGCACGGGTTGACTGAAGCTTAA
- the rsgA gene encoding ribosome small subunit-dependent GTPase A, whose protein sequence is MNWIEQYGWNTAWQEKIGAAGIPGRITLEHKNIYRVVTNSGEWLSTLSGKYRHEHLHSEFPAVGDWVMVEQMPGEEKGIIHQVLPRSSQFSRKAAGDTSEIQLIAVNVDYVFLVMSLNHDFNVRRLERYLIAAWDSGANPVIVLTKKDQCENLEPFLQEVESVAFGLPVYPVSSVTGEGIENLQNLLTPNKTGALLGSSGVGKSSLINALSGSELMAVQDIREDDSKGRHTTTHRELVRLPGGGLLIDTPGMREFQLGDYEEGIESGFSDVEQLADHCRFRDCQHGNEPGCRVQEALLTGELQRDRYRSYLKLKRELAHMERKSDAAAQKAERSKWKQITKDSRKRPVKKR, encoded by the coding sequence TTGAATTGGATCGAACAATACGGCTGGAATACAGCTTGGCAAGAAAAAATCGGCGCCGCCGGCATTCCGGGGCGCATTACACTCGAACATAAAAATATATACCGGGTTGTGACAAACAGCGGCGAATGGCTGAGCACGCTTTCCGGCAAATACCGGCACGAGCATTTGCACAGCGAATTTCCGGCAGTGGGCGACTGGGTCATGGTCGAACAAATGCCCGGAGAAGAAAAAGGGATCATCCATCAAGTGCTCCCCCGCTCTTCCCAATTTTCGCGAAAAGCAGCGGGCGATACTTCCGAAATCCAATTGATCGCGGTGAACGTCGACTATGTCTTCCTCGTCATGTCGCTGAATCATGACTTCAATGTCCGACGTTTGGAGCGCTACTTAATCGCTGCTTGGGATTCAGGTGCCAATCCGGTGATTGTGCTGACGAAGAAGGATCAATGCGAGAATTTGGAACCTTTTCTGCAGGAAGTGGAATCGGTTGCATTCGGTTTGCCGGTATATCCGGTATCGAGCGTTACCGGTGAAGGCATTGAAAACTTGCAAAACCTGCTTACACCGAATAAGACCGGAGCACTCCTTGGTTCTTCCGGCGTTGGAAAATCTTCTCTCATCAACGCTTTGTCCGGCAGTGAATTGATGGCTGTCCAGGACATCCGGGAAGACGACAGCAAAGGCCGCCATACGACCACGCACCGTGAACTGGTCCGGCTGCCTGGGGGCGGTTTGTTGATCGACACGCCGGGCATGCGTGAATTTCAGCTTGGCGATTATGAAGAAGGCATCGAAAGCGGTTTTTCCGATGTCGAGCAGCTTGCCGATCATTGCCGGTTCCGGGACTGCCAGCATGGCAACGAACCGGGCTGCCGCGTCCAGGAAGCGCTTTTGACAGGCGAATTGCAGCGGGACCGCTACAGAAGTTACTTGAAACTAAAGCGCGAACTGGCGCATATGGAACGAAAAAGCGATGCGGCCGCCCAAAAGGCAGAGCGCAGCAAGTGGAAGCAAATTACGAAGGATTCCAGAAAACGGCCGGTCAAGAAACGATAA